The genome window AGGCTTCATAAGTGTTGATGAGATGATAATCGTCTACGATGTAATCACTAGGTATATTAATTTTCGTAGGGATAGAGGATTGGCCTGAAATATGAATAATATCTATTAAAAGAACATAGAGTTCCTTTCCCTTTTCCTTTTCTATAAAATAATAAACCTCATCTTTGTATTTTATAAGATTTTTCGTTATCCCGTATTCCAAGGCTTTATCGTATAGGTTGGATCCTTTCTTGTACACCAAGAGGGAACGTTTGTTTATCTCATCACTATTTTCAAATACACCATTCCCATCAAAAGTATAGTAGGTATTGGAAAAACAAACTCTTTTAATGTTCCCTCTAACGATAATATTCCTTGCTATCACGTGATTCCTCCTTGTTAAGTTATTAGAGCACCCTAGTAAAATATATTAATGGATAATGCATTATATTCACAGCAATAAAATAATTACTTATCTCCCATATTTTATATAGAAATATTATTGGGATTGTGTTATAGTAAATGATATATTTATTATAAAAGTTGCAAAAATGATTTGGAAGAAAAAGAATTAAATCAATAAAACCCTTGTAATTATGTAATTTTGTTAAAAATGCCCTTTGTTTTAAAAGCAATATATGAAATTTTTAATTTTGAATCATTCAATTTTAAGAATAATCATAGACTTTAAAAGGACTTTATTAAATGCTTGGGAGGTGGAAGTATGTTTGATTATATTTTAAAAAATGGTCTAGTAGTAGATGGCACGAGACAAAAACCTTATATGGCTTCTGTTTGTATTCAAGATGGAAAAGTTGCCGAAATTACAACTGACCCTGATGTTTTAGGTAAAGAGGTAATCAATGTAGAAGGAAAAATTATTTCTCCTGGATTTATTGACCTTCACACCCATTCAGATGCTTGTCCACTACACTCTGCTGAACCTCAAAGTATGATTCATCAAGGAGTGACAACAGAGATTACTGGCAACTGTGGTATTTCCCTATTTCCTTCAGACCATTCTAAAAGAGAGGAAATTTTGGATTATTTTGCTCAAGCGGTAGAAGTGCTTCCAGAGGAGGAATTTAGGGATATTAGCAATATGGATGAATATGTCGCAGCATTTGAAAAAAATAAATTTCCCATAAATATTGGAATGTTGGTTGGCCATGGCACTTTAAGGGCTTGGGTAATGGGCTTTGAAGATAGAGAACCTACACGAGAAGAATTGGGAAAAATGAAAAGAGGATTAGAAAAGGAATTGAAAAGCGGTTGTTATGGAATGTCCCTTGGGCTTATTTACCCTCCTGGAAGCTATGGGAAGACTGAGGAGTTAGTAGAGCTTTCTAAAGTACTTAAGGAAAACAATGGTATTTTAACTGTACACATGCGAAATGAAAGCAAATACGTATTTGAGGCTGTAGGGGAGATGATTGAAGTAGCTGAAAAATCAGGAGTTCATCTTCACATATCTCATTTAAAGCTTATGGGTACACCCCAATGGCATAAGTCCCAACAACTTCTAGATGCAATTGAAGATGCCCGCCAAAGAGGATGTAGGATTACCTGTGATCAATATCCCTATCATGCAACATCTACCGGTCTTTCAGCCTTAGTTCCTGGCTGGGCACAGGATGGTGGAAATGCAAAAATGATTGACCGTCTAAAGACAAAGGATGCTAGACTTTTAGCAGACATTGCAGCTGAAATGAAAGTCCGTGGGGGTCCAGAGGCAGTAGCAATATCCTCTACCCATAGATATCTTCCTGAAATTGAGGACAAAAATATTGAGGAAATATCTAAGGAATATAAACTCTCACCGGAAGAAACTGTTGCTGAAATACTCATACAATGTGAGGGACATACAGCGGCCATTTATTATTCTTTAAATGTAGATGATGTTCTTACAATCATGAAGGATCTGAATATTGCTGTAGGAAGTGATGGCTATAATCTTAGCTATGATATAAATTATAATCCTCATCCCAGAAGTTTTGGTACCTTTCCAAGGTTTTTAAAAATGGTGAGAGAAAACAATTTAATGCCTTTAGAAGATGCCATATATAAGATTACAGGACTTCCTGGAAAAATCTTAAATTTATCCAATAGAGGAACTTTAAAAGTGGGGAATATAGCTGACATTACAGTTTTTGGTGAGAAAGAAGTGGAAGATACTGCTACCTTTGATAATCCACGAGCAAAACCCCTAGGAATTTATCATGTTTTTGTAGGAGGAGTTCCTGGAATTTTAAATGGTGAACAAACATCCTCTAAAAATGGTTTAATTCTACAAAAGCAAAACCATATCGAACAATAGATATATAACCTTATTACATGAATATTACGAAAAAGGGAGGAATTTTAGAATGGAAGGATTTGAATTAGGTAGTTGGGCATTGATCTCACAAGCACCTTCGTTGATTGCCCTATTACCCCTATTGGCTTATCTGATTATGGTATTTCGCAACAAATCTAATCTAGCTGGTCTGATTGTAGGTACCGTCATAGGAGCTATTATAATGGGGCAGGGAATTCCTAGTCTAGCGAATTTGTTTGTTACTTCTTTAGGGTCTTTTTTAGCTAAGATCGGTATTATTATTATGTTTGGTAGTGGACTAGGCTATTTAATGAATGAAACAAAGGTTACCCACACCATGGTGTATTATATTGTGAAGAAGATTGGCGTAGATAGTGAAAATAAAGGAATTATGGCTACTATTGTTACTTCCATAATTATCTGTGGTTTATTGGGAACATTAGCTGGAGGAAATGCCATTATTGCCCCAGTGATTATTCCCGTTGTAGCCGCAGTAGGACTTTCCCCTAGTAGTACCGCATCTTTACTTAGGGTTGCTGGATAAGTCGGCTTAATTGTGGGGCCTCTCACTGGTGTGACTCTCACGACCATGGGACTTACAGGGCTTTCTTATGGAAGTTTGATGCTATGGGCAGTTATTCCTTTTAGTATTGTATGGCTAGGGGCAACTGTTTTGGCGGTGAAAAAAAATCAGAGAAAAACAAAGGGAATAGAGGTCTATGAAATAACAGAGGATATGATAGATATTAACAAAATGGAGTTGTCTAAAGAGCAAAAGCGTACTACTCTTTTCTTTATTCTTGCATTTATTGCTCTTGTGGCCTTTGGAGTAGCCACTGGACAGGGGACTGATTATGCAGTAATCGTTATGTTGATTTTAGCTTTGGTTTTAATTATAAGCAGTAGGATAGAATTAGACACGGCCATTGACACCTTTGTAACCGGTGCTTCTAAAATGACCAATATGTTCTTTGTATTTCTTTTCTTTGAAGTTATGTTTAGCCTGATGAATATCGGTGGCGGTTTTGATGCACTGGGCAATCTTTTAACTCAATTGGTAGCAGGAGGAGGAAAGGCCATTGTGGTCATTATTGCTTCCTTTGTAGGAGGATTTGGTATTGAAGCAGCTGCAGTTGCTGAGCTTACCTTGGTTCACGAAATGTTCATTCATCTTGTTACAGAAGTCGGACTTCCCATGCAGATCTGGGCTACTGCCCTTATTGCAGCTACACGTATTACAGGATCGGTATACCCAACGGCAAATATGGCGGGACAATTGGGAATTGCCCGTACTGAAAATATGAAAACTGTATTGAAGATTAGCTGGTTTGGAGCTGCAGCCTTAGTGGTTTGGGTTATTGTCTGGGCATTTATCGGACCAATGCTTTTAGGATAAAATGGAAGCAATAAAGAAATAGAAGAAGACGGCTTTTAATATCAAAAATAGAGTAAAATTTAGATATCTAATAGGTAGACACTTCAAAAATTGAGGTGTCTATTTTTATACCCAAATTAAATGGATGTGATAATACGAAACTACGCAAGAAGGAATTACAAGGTGGAGAAATAATAGGGTGGGACCACAGTTCTTTTGCAATTAAGATACTTTCATAAGATAATTAACTTAAAAAATAAATTCTTATTAATTTTGAAACTTTCAACTTTTCTTATGCGAATATAAAAGTATAAGGATAAAAAGAGGGCGGTGATGTTTTGGATGAGGAAAATAGATTAATAAGCCGTATACAAAGAACAGGAAACAGGAGAGCAGCTGATCAACTTATTAGAAAATACTATGATGAAATCTATACTTATGTATACAAACAAATCTCAGACAAGCACACGGCCATGGATGTGGTACAGAATATCTTTATATCCATGCTTCAATCCATTTCAACCTATGACAATAGAAAAGCCAGCTTTCG of Irregularibacter muris contains these proteins:
- a CDS encoding Na+/H+ antiporter NhaC family protein, with amino-acid sequence MEGFELGSWALISQAPSLIALLPLLAYLIMVFRNKSNLAGLIVGTVIGAIIMGQGIPSLANLFVTSLGSFLAKIGIIIMFGSGLGYLMNETKVTHTMVYYIVKKIGVDSENKGIMATIVTSIIICGLLGTLAGGNAIIAPVIIPVVAAVGLSPSSTASLLRVAG
- a CDS encoding N-acyl-D-amino-acid deacylase family protein, producing MFDYILKNGLVVDGTRQKPYMASVCIQDGKVAEITTDPDVLGKEVINVEGKIISPGFIDLHTHSDACPLHSAEPQSMIHQGVTTEITGNCGISLFPSDHSKREEILDYFAQAVEVLPEEEFRDISNMDEYVAAFEKNKFPINIGMLVGHGTLRAWVMGFEDREPTREELGKMKRGLEKELKSGCYGMSLGLIYPPGSYGKTEELVELSKVLKENNGILTVHMRNESKYVFEAVGEMIEVAEKSGVHLHISHLKLMGTPQWHKSQQLLDAIEDARQRGCRITCDQYPYHATSTGLSALVPGWAQDGGNAKMIDRLKTKDARLLADIAAEMKVRGGPEAVAISSTHRYLPEIEDKNIEEISKEYKLSPEETVAEILIQCEGHTAAIYYSLNVDDVLTIMKDLNIAVGSDGYNLSYDINYNPHPRSFGTFPRFLKMVRENNLMPLEDAIYKITGLPGKILNLSNRGTLKVGNIADITVFGEKEVEDTATFDNPRAKPLGIYHVFVGGVPGILNGEQTSSKNGLILQKQNHIEQ